A region of Salinibacter sp. 10B DNA encodes the following proteins:
- a CDS encoding NAD-dependent epimerase/dehydratase family protein, with product MPADSSPHVVLGATGGAGRAVVQELVDRNQPVRAVSRSETPGLPDAVEVVSADCTDAVAARAACKDAAAIYHCMNVPYSQWADLLPVLTENSIAAAAYADAPLIVADNLYMYGPTDGPMTEDTPRTPTGPKGTLRAEMEETFMEAHETGRARVAIGRASDFYGPHAHSSTRELVFEAALDDSTAAWLGSLDAPHTLSYLPDFAWGLVTLGMNEKALGEIWHLPSNDPITGRHFIEMVYHQAGRDPSMRAYGYWALTLAGLFDAQVWEAREVLYQFDAPFVMDTSKFEDAFGQNVTPYETAVRKTLDWHWAQRM from the coding sequence ATGCCTGCCGATTCCTCTCCTCACGTCGTCCTCGGGGCCACCGGGGGCGCCGGTCGCGCCGTTGTTCAAGAACTCGTGGACCGCAACCAGCCGGTCCGGGCCGTCAGCCGAAGCGAAACGCCCGGCCTTCCGGATGCCGTTGAGGTGGTGTCGGCAGATTGTACCGATGCCGTCGCTGCCCGGGCCGCCTGCAAAGACGCCGCGGCCATCTACCACTGCATGAACGTCCCGTACTCCCAGTGGGCCGACCTCTTGCCCGTCCTCACCGAAAATAGCATTGCTGCTGCCGCCTACGCTGACGCCCCCCTCATCGTTGCGGACAATCTCTACATGTACGGCCCAACGGACGGGCCAATGACGGAAGACACTCCCCGGACGCCTACGGGCCCGAAGGGGACACTCCGCGCTGAAATGGAAGAAACGTTCATGGAGGCGCATGAGACGGGACGGGCCCGGGTCGCCATTGGACGGGCATCTGACTTTTACGGGCCGCACGCACATTCGTCTACCCGTGAGCTTGTCTTTGAGGCCGCCCTGGACGACTCGACAGCGGCCTGGCTCGGCTCGCTCGATGCCCCTCACACTCTGTCGTACCTTCCGGATTTCGCATGGGGCCTTGTCACTCTGGGCATGAATGAGAAGGCCTTGGGAGAGATCTGGCATCTGCCCAGCAACGATCCCATCACGGGACGACACTTCATCGAGATGGTGTACCATCAGGCCGGGCGCGATCCGTCGATGCGGGCCTACGGCTACTGGGCACTGACCCTGGCCGGACTGTTCGACGCGCAGGTGTGGGAAGCCCGCGAGGTGCTCTACCAGTTTGACGCCCCCTTCGTGATGGACACGAGCAAGTTTGAAGATGCCTTTGGCCAAAATGTAACGCCGTATGAGACGGCCGTCCGCAAGACCCTGGACTGGCACTGGGCACAGCGGATGTAA
- a CDS encoding histidine kinase — protein sequence MSTLVSSIADGLRRAGFVFLIGAVAGLAVYVSGPGGFEFSSWSPVVLGNSVLVGVLYVAVIDATTRIIQIVMEAFVPVQSEGDIVLHALAPAGGTLLIFLGLTAGLKALLGTAFPTSWILLLGIGTGAALIVGGSTGVQALQAYYRRDRQDHAEGWEARMRRLRTQCCPPVLFETLDLAQTLLDQKPEAARPLLHQLQSLLTYRRQAAGDELVPLSDEIEAALWYVELVQMQSGDDLEVGFDVPDSLLSVPVPRLTLIPLLENAVEHGAGKLNEPCTITITGRHDDDRLCLAVLDTGPGFDTTDPDTVLRRGSGIADLYARLRSHFGNKAELSLLPQGVLWCAPITDSATASSPTGAPASRTTPSAPSD from the coding sequence ATGTCCACCCTGGTGTCTTCCATCGCCGACGGCCTGCGCCGAGCCGGGTTCGTGTTCCTCATCGGTGCCGTCGCTGGACTCGCCGTGTATGTGAGCGGACCTGGGGGGTTTGAATTCAGCTCCTGGTCCCCCGTCGTCCTCGGCAACAGCGTGCTGGTGGGGGTCCTGTACGTGGCTGTTATTGATGCCACCACCCGCATCATACAGATCGTAATGGAGGCCTTCGTGCCCGTGCAGTCGGAGGGAGACATCGTCCTTCACGCCCTTGCCCCCGCCGGGGGGACCCTGCTCATCTTCCTGGGCTTGACCGCCGGTCTTAAGGCCCTTCTCGGCACGGCCTTCCCGACCTCCTGGATCCTGTTGCTTGGAATTGGGACGGGTGCGGCTCTTATCGTGGGGGGGAGTACGGGGGTCCAGGCATTACAAGCCTACTACCGACGCGACCGACAGGACCATGCGGAAGGCTGGGAGGCCCGAATGCGTCGCCTGCGGACCCAGTGCTGCCCCCCGGTTCTCTTCGAGACTCTGGACCTGGCACAGACCCTTCTGGACCAGAAGCCAGAGGCGGCCCGGCCCCTTCTCCATCAACTACAGTCCCTGCTCACCTATCGTCGACAAGCCGCTGGGGACGAGTTGGTGCCCCTGTCCGACGAGATTGAAGCCGCGCTCTGGTACGTTGAGCTTGTACAAATGCAGTCCGGTGATGACCTGGAGGTCGGCTTCGACGTGCCCGACTCGTTGCTCTCAGTCCCGGTGCCCCGGCTTACACTGATTCCGCTTCTGGAGAATGCCGTCGAGCACGGCGCCGGAAAGCTCAACGAGCCCTGCACCATCACGATCACGGGTCGGCACGACGACGATCGGCTCTGCCTCGCCGTACTTGACACCGGTCCCGGCTTCGACACCACAGACCCCGACACTGTGCTCCGCCGCGGCTCTGGCATTGCCGACCTCTACGCTCGCCTCCGGAGTCACTTCGGCAACAAGGCCGAACTGTCGCTCCTGCCCCAGGGGGTGCTCTGGTGTGCCCCCATTACGGATTCCGCCACAGCCTCTTCCCCCACGGGCGCCCCCGCCTCCCGCACTACTCCCTCCGCCCCATCCGACTAG
- a CDS encoding GNAT family N-acetyltransferase: protein MPKIRDGRPSDAASIAAIYNESIAARDSTMQTTPVVPERVAARIRGLGPREALLVMVASTGVLGYGMLKQYSDRNGYRYTAETSVYLRRARTGEGLGSKIQEALIRRARSADYHHLVAKLWADNERSRALHRKFGYELVGIQQEVGFVEGEWRDIAILQKVLGEESVGE from the coding sequence ATGCCCAAAATTCGAGATGGTCGCCCCTCGGATGCCGCTTCCATTGCCGCCATTTACAATGAGTCGATCGCGGCTCGGGACAGCACCATGCAAACGACACCGGTAGTGCCCGAAAGGGTGGCGGCCCGCATTCGAGGGCTCGGCCCCCGGGAGGCACTGCTCGTGATGGTGGCCTCCACGGGCGTTTTGGGATATGGCATGCTCAAGCAGTACAGTGATCGGAACGGGTACCGCTATACCGCCGAGACCTCCGTATATCTGCGTCGGGCCCGGACGGGAGAGGGATTGGGATCGAAGATTCAAGAGGCGCTCATCCGGCGGGCACGATCGGCAGACTACCATCATCTGGTGGCCAAGCTGTGGGCCGACAACGAGCGGAGCCGGGCGCTCCACCGCAAGTTCGGGTACGAACTCGTGGGGATACAGCAAGAGGTTGGGTTCGTGGAGGGAGAGTGGCGCGATATTGCCATTTTGCAGAAGGTACTGGGGGAGGAGAGCGTTGGAGAATAG
- the serC gene encoding 3-phosphoserine/phosphohydroxythreonine transaminase, translating into MDDDVAQPDAKSTPADRGERLYNFSAGPAALPEETLLEAKEELPVYDHAGASVMEISHRSAAYDKIEEAAREHIKSLLDIGDEWNVLFLQGGASMQFYQAPLNFLSEDGSADYIITGRWGTKAIREARLVGDVNVAASTEDDDFTHVPDPADWDLNPEADYVYLTTNETVNGNQITQDPVLDAPIVADASSEFLSRPMDLDGYGLIFAGAQKNVGPAGVTIVLVHDDFLEQKKDGLPTMLDYGTHVRKRFNTPPIFPIYMVEKVTRWLLNIGGLDAIHAVNKRKARKLYDRIEQSDFYYCTVDEGSRSMMNVTFRLQDADLEDLFLKQAEQHGLMDLAGHRTVGGVRASIYNAMPEEGVDALIQFMDEFEQAHR; encoded by the coding sequence ATGGATGACGACGTGGCTCAACCCGACGCAAAGAGCACCCCGGCGGATCGAGGGGAGCGCCTCTATAACTTCTCGGCCGGGCCTGCGGCTCTACCGGAGGAGACGCTTCTGGAGGCCAAGGAGGAACTGCCGGTGTACGACCATGCCGGGGCTTCTGTCATGGAGATTAGTCACCGCTCGGCGGCCTACGACAAGATTGAGGAGGCTGCCCGGGAGCACATCAAATCCCTCCTGGACATCGGTGACGAGTGGAATGTGCTCTTCTTGCAAGGCGGGGCCTCGATGCAGTTCTATCAGGCCCCCCTCAACTTCCTGTCGGAGGACGGATCGGCCGATTACATCATCACCGGCCGGTGGGGGACGAAGGCCATTCGGGAAGCGCGTCTCGTCGGCGACGTGAACGTCGCCGCTTCGACTGAAGACGACGACTTCACGCACGTGCCGGATCCGGCGGACTGGGACCTCAACCCGGAGGCCGACTACGTGTACCTCACCACCAACGAGACGGTGAACGGCAACCAGATTACGCAGGATCCGGTGCTCGATGCGCCAATCGTGGCGGACGCGTCCAGTGAGTTTCTGAGCCGCCCGATGGATCTGGACGGCTACGGCCTGATTTTCGCGGGGGCCCAGAAGAATGTGGGACCTGCGGGGGTGACCATTGTGCTCGTGCACGACGACTTCCTTGAGCAGAAGAAGGACGGGCTGCCCACGATGCTCGACTACGGCACCCACGTCCGCAAGCGATTCAACACGCCGCCCATCTTCCCGATCTACATGGTTGAGAAGGTGACCCGGTGGCTTCTCAATATTGGGGGGCTCGACGCCATCCATGCCGTCAACAAGCGGAAGGCCCGCAAGCTCTACGATCGCATCGAGCAGTCGGACTTCTACTACTGCACGGTCGACGAGGGCTCCCGCTCGATGATGAACGTGACGTTCCGTCTCCAGGATGCAGACCTCGAAGATCTCTTCCTGAAGCAGGCGGAGCAGCACGGGCTCATGGACCTTGCGGGACACCGTACCGTCGGGGGCGTGCGAGCCTCCATCTACAATGCCATGCCGGAGGAAGGAGTGGACGCACTCATCCAGTTCATGGATGAGTTCGAACAGGCCCACCGCTAG
- a CDS encoding TonB-dependent receptor: MRPIRTLCTLTVLFILSVVGSAPVFAQSTGAVSGRTINAETGRPLPSVNVLVKGTANDIRRGTSTGPEGRFVVEDLPPGQYTIQARFVGYAPLSRDLRVVAGETVRLELSLSSRTVGLEAVEVTAERRAREAAEKVRKAGIQEASPRDAGELMRTLPGTDAVRRGPIGLDPVVRGLRATQVGVYVDGMRTFPAGPARMDSPLSHTGPSTMQSIEVAKGPYALTWGGGQLSAIRVETNDLFRVPRDEPVSGQVKSGYDTNFGSYDVTGTANGRRGSFAYRIDGAYREGNDYDAGDGTSVPADFLNRELRAKVGYKIDDNQRLTAGGGYQQQDDVNYPGRLLNATVFKSGRARLGYEYASGQGLVRSVTAKAYGYQTLHTMNNEGKVTYASEDFPGPPLRVSVHSDITTVGGRFATEMAPASDLRLTVGVDGYRAYRDAERPFQVVMNGTPMTPPFYESNQIWPGVSIADAGIFAQATRLFGSVEATGTVRTDAVWTGADESQVTDVYLDIAAPGDGSLDVNALNQQELNVSGALMLSVPLSPAWSLSVGGGTAVRTASALERFADRFPSNKAQTSAEFIGNPRLDPERSWQTDFELEARYDRVAVKVSGFARRISNYITLRNAPDVEPMLPLPIFAEGPFRYANGTAHFYGGETTASVAVLPSLTARVRGSYLWGKNLETNQPALGLSPLHGDLRLRWEPPRGRYYIESTLNAAVEQDRVATVLGETPTEGYVTWNLSAGVELGYGVSLDGGVCNLTDTNYVNHLNAKNPYVGTPIPEPGRVFTTDLTVRF; encoded by the coding sequence ATGAGACCCATTCGTACCCTCTGTACCCTCACTGTACTTTTCATCCTTTCTGTTGTCGGAAGCGCCCCGGTGTTCGCCCAATCGACCGGTGCCGTGAGCGGGCGTACGATCAACGCGGAGACGGGCCGCCCCTTGCCCAGTGTGAATGTACTGGTGAAAGGAACCGCTAACGACATCCGGCGCGGGACGAGTACCGGACCTGAAGGTCGCTTCGTCGTGGAGGATCTCCCGCCCGGCCAATACACGATACAGGCCCGCTTCGTCGGCTATGCCCCCCTCTCACGCGACCTCCGCGTGGTCGCGGGCGAAACAGTCCGCCTTGAACTCTCGCTCTCATCACGGACCGTCGGCCTCGAAGCGGTGGAGGTCACAGCCGAACGTCGGGCCCGCGAAGCCGCCGAAAAGGTCCGAAAAGCCGGCATTCAGGAAGCGAGTCCCCGTGATGCCGGAGAACTGATGCGCACCCTCCCCGGGACCGATGCCGTCCGGCGCGGGCCCATCGGCCTCGATCCCGTCGTACGGGGTCTGCGCGCAACACAAGTCGGCGTCTACGTCGACGGCATGCGCACCTTTCCCGCCGGCCCGGCCCGCATGGACTCGCCGCTGAGTCACACCGGCCCCTCGACCATGCAGAGCATCGAGGTAGCGAAAGGACCGTACGCGCTCACCTGGGGCGGCGGTCAACTCAGTGCCATTCGGGTCGAGACGAACGACCTCTTCCGCGTACCACGGGACGAGCCGGTGAGTGGGCAGGTTAAAAGTGGCTATGACACAAATTTCGGCTCCTACGACGTCACCGGCACCGCGAATGGGCGACGCGGTTCGTTCGCGTACCGCATCGATGGCGCCTATCGTGAAGGGAATGACTACGACGCCGGAGACGGAACGTCGGTCCCGGCGGACTTCTTGAACCGCGAGCTCCGCGCCAAGGTCGGCTACAAGATCGACGATAACCAGCGCCTCACGGCCGGGGGCGGGTATCAGCAACAGGACGACGTGAACTACCCGGGCCGGCTGCTGAACGCGACGGTCTTCAAGAGCGGACGGGCACGGCTTGGGTACGAATATGCCTCGGGCCAGGGCCTCGTGCGCTCCGTCACCGCGAAGGCGTACGGCTACCAAACCCTCCACACGATGAATAATGAGGGCAAGGTCACCTACGCCTCTGAGGATTTTCCCGGCCCCCCGTTGCGCGTCTCGGTCCATTCCGACATCACAACGGTCGGGGGACGATTCGCGACGGAAATGGCGCCCGCTTCGGACCTCCGCCTCACGGTTGGGGTCGACGGCTACCGGGCCTACCGCGACGCAGAGCGGCCCTTCCAGGTCGTCATGAACGGGACGCCGATGACGCCCCCCTTCTACGAGAGCAACCAAATCTGGCCGGGCGTCTCCATCGCCGACGCGGGCATCTTTGCCCAGGCCACACGCCTGTTCGGGAGTGTCGAAGCCACCGGCACGGTGCGCACCGACGCCGTTTGGACCGGAGCCGATGAGTCTCAGGTCACGGACGTGTACCTCGACATCGCCGCCCCGGGCGACGGGTCGCTCGACGTGAACGCCCTCAACCAGCAGGAGCTCAACGTGAGCGGGGCGCTGATGCTCTCGGTGCCCCTCTCGCCCGCGTGGTCCCTCTCGGTGGGCGGGGGCACGGCCGTACGAACGGCCAGTGCACTGGAGCGCTTTGCCGACCGCTTTCCCTCGAACAAGGCGCAGACGAGCGCCGAGTTCATCGGCAACCCGCGCCTGGATCCGGAGCGCTCTTGGCAAACCGACTTTGAACTGGAGGCGCGCTATGATCGTGTCGCCGTCAAAGTCAGCGGCTTTGCCCGCCGCATCTCCAACTACATCACGCTCCGAAACGCGCCGGACGTGGAACCGATGCTCCCTCTTCCAATCTTTGCGGAGGGCCCGTTCCGCTACGCAAACGGCACCGCACACTTTTACGGCGGCGAAACTACGGCGTCGGTCGCGGTGCTCCCATCGCTCACGGCCCGCGTACGGGGGAGCTACCTCTGGGGGAAAAACCTGGAAACGAATCAGCCCGCCTTGGGCCTCTCTCCGCTGCACGGCGACCTGCGGCTTCGCTGGGAGCCGCCCCGGGGACGCTACTACATCGAAAGCACGCTGAACGCCGCCGTGGAGCAAGATCGAGTGGCGACAGTGCTTGGCGAAACGCCGACGGAGGGCTACGTCACGTGGAACCTCAGCGCCGGGGTAGAGCTGGGATACGGTGTGTCGCTCGACGGCGGCGTGTGCAATCTCACGGACACAAACTACGTGAACCACCTCAACGCAAAAAATCCGTACGTCGGGACGCCCATTCCGGAGCCCGGCCGCGTATTCACGACGGACCTGACCGTTCGGTTCTAA
- a CDS encoding fasciclin domain-containing protein produces MYRFLPHLLSAALTLAIVALPAQAQDKTQTADIVQTAQNAGSFETLVTALKAGDLVSALKGEGPFTVFAPTDEAFAALPDGTLENLLKPENKSQLQAILKYHVISGKVMAKDVTGLSEAETLEGSMIGIQTMDGTVTLSGDNEATVTTTDIAASNGVIHVIDTVLMPPKEMQTSDK; encoded by the coding sequence ATGTATCGCTTCCTGCCGCACCTACTCTCTGCTGCTCTTACCCTCGCTATCGTTGCCCTCCCCGCCCAGGCCCAGGACAAGACCCAGACGGCTGACATTGTGCAAACGGCGCAGAACGCCGGGAGCTTTGAGACCTTGGTCACTGCCCTCAAGGCCGGCGATCTCGTATCGGCCCTGAAGGGCGAAGGCCCCTTTACAGTGTTTGCCCCTACCGATGAGGCCTTCGCGGCCCTGCCGGACGGCACCCTGGAGAACCTACTGAAACCGGAGAACAAGTCTCAACTTCAGGCCATCCTCAAGTATCACGTCATTTCGGGAAAGGTAATGGCCAAAGACGTCACGGGACTGTCGGAAGCCGAAACGCTGGAGGGATCCATGATCGGGATCCAGACGATGGACGGGACGGTCACGCTCAGTGGCGATAACGAAGCCACCGTGACGACCACCGACATTGCCGCTTCGAATGGGGTTATTCACGTCATTGATACGGTCCTCATGCCGCCGAAGGAGATGCAAACGTCGGACAAATAA
- a CDS encoding Re/Si-specific NAD(P)(+) transhydrogenase subunit alpha: MAFTIGIPRETEADETRVSLVPEVASRLLKMREGLDIVVESGAGAKAFHRDDAYEEAGCTVVDRADAFDADLVAKVAPPSEDELDFFSEGQALVGLLDPLNRPEAAQTLAERGVTSFAMELVPRISRAQKMDALSAMSSIGGYRAAVLAAERLPRFFPLLTTAAGTVKPAQVLVLGAGVAGLQAIATAKRLGARVFGYDIREPTREEVESLGAKFVELEVDIDGDQDESGYAEELEKEKQERQPELLKPHLAEADVVISTALIPGRPAPLLINENAVAAMDPGSVIVDLAAPNGGNCAHTQAGETVVKEEVRIMGPTNLPAQMPVHASQLYAKTISATIEEFVEDGTITPDFDDEIFDGACLTHDGEVRNERVREALGLGEPATEEE, translated from the coding sequence ATGGCCTTTACGATTGGCATTCCACGCGAGACCGAAGCGGATGAGACGCGCGTCAGCCTTGTTCCTGAGGTAGCCTCCCGGCTTCTGAAGATGCGGGAGGGGCTCGACATTGTCGTTGAGTCCGGGGCGGGAGCGAAGGCGTTCCACCGCGATGACGCGTACGAAGAGGCAGGGTGTACGGTCGTCGACCGTGCGGACGCCTTTGATGCCGACCTTGTTGCCAAGGTGGCGCCGCCCTCTGAAGACGAGCTTGACTTCTTCTCGGAGGGGCAAGCGCTCGTCGGCTTGCTTGATCCGCTCAACCGCCCCGAGGCGGCACAGACCCTTGCGGAGCGAGGCGTCACGAGCTTCGCGATGGAACTTGTCCCCCGCATCTCTCGGGCGCAAAAAATGGACGCGCTCTCGGCCATGAGTTCAATTGGGGGGTACCGGGCGGCTGTACTTGCCGCCGAACGGCTGCCGCGGTTCTTTCCCCTTCTCACCACCGCGGCTGGCACTGTGAAACCGGCACAGGTCCTCGTTCTTGGGGCGGGAGTGGCCGGACTGCAGGCCATTGCCACCGCCAAACGACTCGGGGCCAGGGTGTTTGGGTACGACATCCGCGAGCCCACTCGCGAGGAGGTTGAGAGCTTGGGTGCCAAGTTTGTGGAACTGGAGGTGGACATTGACGGCGACCAGGATGAAAGCGGCTACGCCGAGGAGCTGGAAAAAGAAAAGCAGGAGCGGCAGCCCGAACTCCTGAAGCCCCATCTTGCTGAGGCCGACGTGGTAATTTCAACGGCCCTCATTCCCGGACGACCCGCTCCGTTGCTCATCAACGAGAATGCGGTGGCGGCCATGGATCCCGGCTCCGTCATCGTCGATCTTGCGGCTCCGAACGGAGGCAACTGTGCCCACACCCAAGCGGGAGAGACGGTGGTGAAAGAGGAGGTCCGCATCATGGGCCCCACCAATCTGCCCGCGCAGATGCCGGTGCACGCCAGCCAGCTCTACGCGAAAACGATCTCGGCCACCATCGAGGAGTTCGTCGAAGACGGTACGATCACGCCGGACTTCGACGACGAGATCTTCGACGGGGCGTGCCTCACCCACGACGGAGAGGTTCGCAATGAGCGGGTTCGCGAGGCCCTTGGTCTTGGCGAACCGGCGACAGAAGAGGAGTGA
- a CDS encoding peptidylprolyl isomerase produces the protein MAQAKEGDEVQVHYTGKLEDGTVFDTSEDGEPLSFTIGENRVIPGFEEAVTGMEPGDSKTTEVEPEQAYGEHREDMVMEMERDQIPDDVDPEVGQQLQLRLENGQTVPVLITALGEETVTIDANHPLAGRKLLFEIELVDVGEGAGGGADDEGGNIVTP, from the coding sequence GTGGCACAAGCGAAAGAAGGAGATGAGGTCCAAGTCCACTATACCGGCAAACTAGAGGACGGGACCGTATTTGACACCTCGGAAGACGGGGAGCCGCTCAGCTTCACCATTGGTGAGAATCGCGTGATCCCCGGGTTTGAGGAGGCCGTGACTGGCATGGAGCCGGGCGATTCGAAGACCACAGAGGTTGAGCCCGAGCAGGCCTACGGAGAGCACCGGGAAGACATGGTCATGGAAATGGAACGCGACCAGATTCCCGACGATGTCGATCCGGAGGTGGGCCAGCAGCTCCAGCTGCGCCTCGAAAACGGCCAGACGGTTCCGGTTCTCATCACGGCGCTCGGGGAAGAGACCGTGACGATCGACGCCAATCATCCTCTTGCCGGGCGCAAGCTTCTCTTCGAGATTGAACTCGTGGACGTTGGAGAGGGCGCAGGCGGTGGGGCCGACGACGAGGGTGGCAACATTGTGACCCCGTAG
- a CDS encoding Brp/Blh family beta-carotene 15,15'-dioxygenase: MADSPTLRSSRIYIPVVGLTALTVVVGLWNGSVLNTAAIGILLIAVVLTGMPHGAIDHLVATELYSLRATWRDQAKFYGGYLALMALYGAFWAVAPVGSLVVFLGMTMYHFGQADLAYWDLSPLGARLVYVSRGLFLIGLPIAAFPMQVDPIFDAIAGVQPSTWPLLSSHPTAVCVALVLQHGVVLGIASLGANVAAWKQGREALNVMVLGALFGFVHPLAAFAVYFGLWHSFGHILELLRFFRRQDSTPATLTAFYGKAALFTLLPFVGLGGLYWATQAFGSTDQMIALLFIIIAVMTLPHMIIVERLYREREERRVA; encoded by the coding sequence GTGGCCGACTCTCCCACGCTTCGTTCGTCACGCATCTACATCCCGGTCGTTGGCCTCACGGCGCTCACGGTTGTTGTCGGACTTTGGAATGGATCCGTTCTCAATACGGCTGCCATCGGGATTCTCCTCATTGCCGTCGTTCTTACTGGCATGCCGCACGGAGCCATCGACCATCTTGTGGCAACCGAACTCTATTCCCTCCGTGCCACCTGGAGGGACCAGGCCAAGTTCTACGGCGGCTACCTTGCCCTCATGGCGCTCTACGGGGCGTTCTGGGCAGTAGCGCCTGTCGGGTCGCTGGTCGTGTTTCTCGGAATGACAATGTACCACTTTGGACAGGCCGATCTGGCCTACTGGGACTTGTCTCCGCTTGGGGCTCGACTCGTGTACGTGTCTCGGGGCTTGTTTTTGATCGGGCTTCCCATTGCCGCATTTCCGATGCAGGTAGATCCGATCTTTGACGCGATCGCGGGCGTGCAGCCGTCGACGTGGCCCCTATTGTCGTCGCATCCGACGGCTGTGTGTGTGGCCCTGGTCCTTCAGCATGGAGTCGTGCTGGGGATTGCCTCTCTGGGCGCGAACGTTGCTGCATGGAAGCAGGGCCGAGAAGCCCTCAATGTGATGGTCCTCGGGGCTCTGTTCGGATTCGTGCATCCACTGGCAGCCTTTGCAGTGTACTTCGGGCTTTGGCACTCCTTCGGACACATTTTGGAGCTTCTCCGGTTCTTTCGTCGTCAGGACAGTACGCCGGCCACACTCACGGCGTTTTATGGGAAGGCTGCTCTGTTTACTCTTCTTCCGTTCGTAGGGCTTGGGGGATTATACTGGGCGACGCAGGCGTTCGGCTCCACGGACCAGATGATTGCGCTCCTCTTCATCATTATTGCTGTAATGACGCTGCCCCACATGATCATTGTGGAGCGGCTGTATCGAGAGCGGGAGGAGCGACGAGTTGCATAA
- a CDS encoding multiheme c-type cytochrome, translating to MELDSFKSVFIALTIAGALVVGAFFLQAQRPHVATEQPSAELVKATGKCASCHRRETPAIVEEYERSEHVQEGTNCLDCHQPQDGQESFEHRGFTLATSLTAKNCSQCHAEENRQFLRSRHAAPAWAAVQGSTDFTQEQIAFAEQYHEGAVARPANRLAQLEGEAAREVGCQGCHDIGKPNPDGSIGSCTQCHGRHEASVELAREPRTCGQCHMGPDHAQIEIFEESKHGVLFETNGDEYNMDAEPEELTVRDMPSPTCATCHMSGQGGLAVTHNVSKRLSWYLFAPVSEKRPNYAANQAAMKRACNNCHTAEHTNEYYDDAESVVRATNEKVNNYMNIVDSLRAEGHLTPTPFDEPLEFEIFDYWHYYGRTAKHGAFMGGPDYVQWHGNYELLARFVHLKEKAKELRSHDPSD from the coding sequence ATGGAGTTGGACTCCTTTAAGTCCGTATTCATTGCACTCACCATTGCCGGGGCCCTCGTCGTTGGAGCGTTCTTTCTCCAGGCCCAGCGCCCCCATGTGGCGACCGAGCAGCCGAGCGCGGAACTCGTGAAGGCGACGGGGAAGTGCGCTTCGTGCCATCGCCGTGAGACGCCCGCCATCGTAGAAGAATATGAGCGCAGCGAGCACGTTCAAGAAGGGACGAATTGTCTCGACTGTCACCAGCCGCAAGACGGACAAGAGTCTTTTGAGCATAGGGGGTTTACACTGGCCACATCGCTCACGGCGAAAAACTGCAGTCAGTGCCATGCCGAGGAAAATCGACAATTCCTGCGCAGTCGGCATGCCGCCCCCGCCTGGGCCGCAGTACAGGGCTCAACGGATTTCACGCAGGAGCAAATTGCGTTTGCGGAGCAGTATCACGAGGGGGCGGTGGCCCGCCCGGCCAATCGATTGGCCCAACTGGAGGGAGAGGCGGCTCGGGAGGTGGGATGCCAGGGCTGTCACGACATCGGCAAGCCGAACCCGGATGGGTCCATCGGGTCTTGCACGCAGTGTCACGGCCGCCACGAAGCCTCCGTGGAGCTCGCCCGCGAACCCCGTACGTGCGGCCAATGCCACATGGGTCCCGATCACGCTCAGATCGAGATCTTCGAGGAGTCGAAGCACGGCGTGCTCTTCGAGACGAATGGGGATGAGTACAACATGGACGCCGAGCCGGAAGAGTTGACAGTACGTGACATGCCCTCCCCCACCTGCGCCACCTGCCACATGAGCGGGCAAGGCGGCCTCGCGGTCACCCACAATGTGAGCAAGCGACTTTCCTGGTACCTGTTCGCTCCCGTCTCGGAAAAACGGCCAAACTACGCTGCCAACCAGGCCGCCATGAAGCGGGCCTGCAACAACTGCCATACCGCCGAACACACCAACGAGTACTATGACGACGCCGAGAGTGTCGTGCGGGCCACCAACGAAAAGGTCAACAACTACATGAACATCGTCGACTCCCTGCGGGCCGAAGGGCACCTCACGCCGACGCCGTTCGACGAACCGCTAGAGTTTGAGATCTTTGACTACTGGCACTATTACGGCCGCACGGCAAAGCACGGGGCCTTCATGGGAGGACCCGACTATGTGCAGTGGCATGGAAACTATGAACTGCTGGCCCGCTTCGTACACCTTAAAGAAAAGGCTAAGGAGCTCCGCTCCCATGACCCAAGCGACTGA